A stretch of the Candidatus Dependentiae bacterium genome encodes the following:
- the murB gene encoding UDP-N-acetylmuramate dehydrogenase, with the protein MALEKSLPRSFNTYMRPGLIEEYVPLADKNWFKTGGSARFYCAPTTPLEFQQALAFADTQSLKICMLGEGANVLISDEGFDGLVLRPAMQELREKPVDGNHCLVYAGAGVSFQKLIDWCLSNNLVGLEEFSGIPGTVGGSVFINIHYFEHLLSEFLVEGQVIHKTTGELLTVPHAWFNFGYNYSTLHENNYYLVSATFKLKKVDTVQAAYARGRSDETIRHRHKRYPTINTCGSFFRNFHENEVTLISGGKKLIYVAYYLDKIGVKGELSVGNAGVSYQHANMIVHTGTTTTQDIVTLARTMQELVLQKFGILPQPECRLIGFKNYPLLQL; encoded by the coding sequence ATGGCATTAGAAAAAAGTTTACCGCGCTCGTTTAATACGTATATGCGCCCAGGGCTTATTGAAGAATATGTTCCTTTGGCTGATAAAAACTGGTTTAAAACCGGAGGGTCTGCACGTTTTTATTGCGCACCTACAACGCCTCTTGAATTTCAGCAAGCATTAGCATTTGCAGATACTCAATCACTTAAAATTTGTATGCTTGGCGAAGGCGCCAATGTTCTGATAAGCGATGAAGGGTTTGATGGTCTTGTTTTAAGACCAGCTATGCAAGAGCTACGCGAAAAACCAGTTGATGGCAACCATTGCCTGGTATATGCAGGCGCTGGCGTATCGTTTCAAAAACTTATTGACTGGTGCTTAAGCAATAATTTAGTGGGTCTTGAAGAGTTTAGTGGTATTCCAGGCACTGTAGGTGGTTCAGTATTTATTAATATTCATTATTTTGAACATTTGTTAAGTGAGTTTTTAGTTGAAGGCCAAGTAATACACAAAACAACCGGTGAGCTCTTAACAGTACCTCATGCATGGTTTAATTTTGGTTATAATTACTCAACGCTTCATGAAAACAACTATTATTTAGTTTCTGCTACCTTCAAGTTAAAAAAAGTTGATACAGTTCAAGCAGCATATGCACGTGGTCGCAGCGATGAAACTATACGTCATCGTCATAAAAGATACCCTACAATTAATACTTGTGGCAGCTTTTTTAGAAACTTTCATGAAAACGAAGTAACTCTTATAAGCGGTGGAAAAAAACTTATTTATGTAGCCTATTATCTTGATAAAATTGGTGTTAAAGGTGAACTGTCTGTGGGCAATGCCGGCGTATCCTATCAGCATGCTAACATGATTGTCCATACTGGCACAACTACTACACAAGACATTGTAACACTTGCACGTACCATGCAAGAGCTTGTGCTACAGAAATTTGGCATACTACCACAACCTGAGTGTCGTTTGATTGGTTTTAAAAATTACCCATTATTACAGCTCTAG
- a CDS encoding rhodanese-related sulfurtransferase has product MAKIVLYYKYIDIQNPEDIVSWQRDLCTTLNLKGRVLVAHEGINGTLGGSTQSMELYKKAMHAHTLFNDIDFKESPGSADHFPRLKVQVKKEIVRLGIDPALLSAKDAGEYLTPQQVHELINSNPENLVLLDTRNDYESRVGTFKDALVPNTKTFREFPAFVDSNAEALKDKQIVMFCTGGVRCERASAYVKLKQVAQKVYHIQGGIHNYVTQYPNGHFKGKNYVFDGRIANQVTNDVLAHCDHCQVQFDEYTNCINAECNRQIIVCPNCITSYHNTCSTRCLELVQSGSVNIRTLPHKITLESFSTL; this is encoded by the coding sequence ACTATATTACAAATATATTGATATACAAAATCCTGAAGATATCGTTTCGTGGCAACGAGACTTATGCACGACTCTTAATCTTAAAGGCCGCGTTCTCGTTGCTCATGAGGGTATTAATGGTACTCTTGGCGGCAGCACCCAGAGCATGGAGCTTTACAAAAAAGCAATGCATGCTCATACACTCTTTAACGATATAGATTTTAAAGAAAGTCCCGGCAGCGCTGACCACTTTCCTCGCTTAAAAGTTCAAGTTAAAAAAGAGATAGTACGCTTAGGTATAGATCCAGCTCTTCTGAGCGCTAAAGATGCAGGCGAATACTTAACTCCGCAACAAGTGCATGAACTTATAAATAGCAACCCAGAAAACTTAGTTTTACTCGATACACGCAATGATTATGAATCGCGTGTAGGCACTTTTAAAGATGCTCTTGTACCTAATACAAAAACATTTAGAGAGTTTCCTGCCTTTGTTGACAGTAACGCAGAAGCACTTAAAGACAAACAAATAGTTATGTTTTGTACCGGTGGCGTACGATGTGAACGCGCTTCTGCTTATGTAAAACTTAAACAAGTAGCTCAGAAGGTATATCACATACAAGGTGGTATACATAATTATGTAACTCAGTACCCTAACGGACACTTTAAAGGTAAAAATTATGTCTTTGATGGCCGTATTGCAAATCAAGTAACAAACGATGTGCTTGCTCACTGCGATCATTGCCAGGTGCAATTTGACGAGTATACCAATTGCATTAATGCTGAATGTAACAGACAAATTATTGTATGTCCTAACTGTATTACCAGTTACCATAACACCTGCAGTACTCGATGCTTAGAGCTCGTACAATCAGGTAGTGTTAATATTCGCACCCTACCGCATAAAATTACTCTAGAATCTTTTTCAACCCTTTAA